A genomic region of Camelus ferus isolate YT-003-E chromosome 11, BCGSAC_Cfer_1.0, whole genome shotgun sequence contains the following coding sequences:
- the MARVELD1 gene encoding MARVEL domain-containing protein 1 — protein sequence MLPPPPRQPPPQARTARGAVSLQRAFLRGPLGVLRLLQLLAGAAFWITIATSRYQGPVHFALFVSVLFWLLTLGLYFLTLLGKHELVPVLGSRWLVVNAAHDLLAAALYGAATGIMISQTQSHSYCNLKDYQMSCAYHAFLAAAVCGGLCLGLYLLSALYGCCRHFQGEQEVA from the coding sequence ATGCTCCCGCCGCCCCCGCGCCAGCCGCCGCCCCAGGCGCGCACGGCCCGCGGCGCGGTGAGCCTGCAGCGGGCCTTCCTGCGCGGCCCGCTGGGCGTGCTGcggctgctgcagctgctggccGGCGCCGCCTTCTGGATCACCATCGCCACGAGCAGGTACCAGGGCCCCGTGCACTTCGCGCTCTTCGTGTCGGTGCTCTTCTGGCTGCTGACCCTGGGCCTCTACTTTCTCACGCTGCTGGGCAAGCACGAGCTGGTGCCCGTGCTGGGCTCGCGCTGGCTGGTAGTCAATGCGGCGCACGACCTGCTGGCGGCCGCACTCTACGGCGCCGCGACGGGCATCATGATCAGCCAGACGCAGAGCCACAGCTACTGCAACCTCAAGGATTATCAGATGTCCTGCGCTTACCACGCCTTCCTGGCGGCCGCCGTCTGCGGCGGCCTCTGCCTCGGCCTCTACCTGCTCTCGGCGCTCTACGGCTGCTGCCGCCACTTCCAGGGCGAGCAGGAGGTGGCATGA